One Anopheles marshallii chromosome 3, idAnoMarsDA_429_01, whole genome shotgun sequence genomic region harbors:
- the LOC128715585 gene encoding protein cornichon encodes MAFSFPAFSYIMALIIDAFLIFFSIFHVIAFDELKTDYKNPIDQCNSLNPLVLPEYGLHILFNLLFLFSGEWLSLALNIPLIAYHIWRYANRPVMSQPGLYDPTSIMNTDVLRACLREGWIKLAVYLLSFFYYLYGMIMALIAS; translated from the exons ATGGCTTTTAGCTTCCCCGCTTTCAGCTACATTATGGCATTAATTATCGATGCGTTTCTAATAttcttttccatcttccaCGTGATTGCCTTTGACGAGCTGAAAACGGATTACAAAAACCCGATAGATCAGTGCAATTCACTTAACCCG ctCGTCCTGCCGGAATATGGTTTACATATACTGTTCAACTTGCTGTTCTTATTTTCGGGTGAATGGTTATCACTCGCCCTTAATATTCCGCTCATTGCATACCATATATGGAG GTACGCCAATCGACCGGTTATGTCGCAACCAGGATTGTACGATCCAACGAGTATCATGAATACGGATGTTTTACGAGCGTGCTTACGCGAAGGCTGGATTAAGCTTGCGGTGTATTTGCTTTCGTTCTTCTACTATCTTTACGG CATGATCATGGCACTAATTGCCTCTTAA